The following are encoded in a window of Desulfurellaceae bacterium genomic DNA:
- a CDS encoding 3-keto-5-aminohexanoate cleavage protein: MDKIVIKACLNGMRGRERSPQVPWTPAEVAAEARRCAEAGAAVVHIHARTPEGGISYDPDWYAEADRMIRDQTDLIINHTTARMPDATLEQVLRYLRETPEPVDMISLNSGNIVFNTPLSEGGRRTIAIPNSYDDIRQTIQVCRERGIVPEPAVLDTGFLSNVAMFVEDGLLPPPRYLLVEFSGRFGQGFQIMPGTPRSYAYMTDCVREVFPNATWIAHGIEDSVFTIASLAISTGAHLRIGFEDRDTLVDGSPAQSNADYVNWAVEVARAHGRQPASPQEARHILIGE, encoded by the coding sequence ATGGATAAAATTGTAATTAAAGCCTGTCTGAACGGGATGCGCGGGCGGGAACGCAGCCCGCAGGTACCCTGGACGCCGGCGGAGGTGGCGGCCGAGGCGCGCCGCTGTGCGGAGGCCGGCGCCGCTGTCGTTCACATCCACGCCCGCACCCCCGAAGGCGGCATCAGCTACGATCCAGACTGGTATGCCGAAGCCGACCGGATGATTCGGGACCAGACCGATCTGATTATCAACCACACCACCGCCCGGATGCCGGACGCCACGCTCGAGCAGGTCCTGCGCTATTTGCGGGAAACGCCCGAGCCGGTCGATATGATCTCGCTCAACTCGGGCAATATTGTCTTCAATACTCCACTGTCCGAGGGTGGCCGGCGCACAATCGCCATTCCCAACTCTTACGACGATATCAGACAGACCATACAGGTGTGCCGCGAGCGCGGGATTGTGCCCGAGCCGGCCGTACTCGATACCGGCTTCCTGTCGAATGTCGCCATGTTTGTGGAAGACGGCTTGCTGCCGCCACCGCGCTACCTCCTGGTTGAATTCTCAGGTCGCTTTGGTCAGGGCTTTCAGATCATGCCGGGTACGCCACGCAGCTACGCCTATATGACGGACTGCGTCAGAGAGGTCTTTCCGAACGCCACCTGGATCGCCCACGGCATTGAAGACAGTGTTTTCACCATCGCCAGCCTGGCCATCTCGACCGGAGCCCATCTGCGGATCGGCTTTGAAGACCGCGACACGCTGGTCGACGGCTCTCCGGCCCAGAGCAACGCCGACTATGTCAACTGGGCGGTCGAGGTCGCCCGCGCTCACGGCAGACAGCCCGCAAGCCCGCAAGAGGCGAGACACATCCTGATAGGCGAGTAA
- a CDS encoding VOC family protein codes for MAIGVSDMDRSLPFYRDVLGLTVTREAEENVGGLPTLFHDVQKGKRRAARC; via the coding sequence GTGGCAATTGGCGTCAGCGATATGGATCGATCCCTGCCGTTTTATCGCGATGTGCTGGGCCTGACCGTGACCCGCGAGGCCGAGGAGAATGTCGGCGGTCTGCCGACGCTGTTCCACGATGTGCAAAAAGGCAAACGCCGGGCGGCAAGGTGTTGA
- a CDS encoding CopG family transcriptional regulator produces the protein MATSIRLAPEIEQRLDFLASQTGRTKAFYLRELIERGLEDMEDYYLAADVLERLRKGQEKTHAAADVRADLGLDD, from the coding sequence ATGGCGACTTCGATCCGTCTTGCTCCTGAGATCGAACAACGGCTTGACTTTCTGGCCTCACAGACCGGGCGCACCAAGGCTTTCTATCTGCGTGAACTCATCGAACGTGGCCTTGAGGATATGGAAGACTACTACCTCGCTGCGGACGTGCTGGAGCGTCTGCGCAAAGGCCAGGAAAAAACGCACGCTGCGGCGGACGTGAGGGCCGACCTTGGCCTGGACGATTGA
- a CDS encoding SRPBCC family protein — translation MPTHVFPSTDWKTGLRQWGLEPGRPLKSSVEIAVPAADVWQAIAAPGNLKQFHPFCAATEVERWPGLGSRDSITYYSGIRYQRNFVDWREGVGYDIELGAPPNQTARVLWRIAPTSLETCRLSIEVFPLLKSALSAEKKQAYQARLFGEVLQHYLACVVQGVQFFATTGQTVSKNQFGKNSLYSD, via the coding sequence ATGCCGACTCATGTGTTCCCCAGTACAGATTGGAAAACCGGGCTTCGGCAATGGGGCTTGGAGCCCGGCCGTCCGCTGAAATCGAGTGTTGAGATTGCTGTCCCAGCGGCGGACGTGTGGCAGGCCATCGCTGCACCGGGCAATCTCAAGCAGTTTCATCCCTTCTGTGCCGCGACGGAAGTCGAACGCTGGCCGGGGCTGGGCTCTCGTGATTCCATTACCTACTACAGTGGCATTCGCTACCAGAGAAATTTCGTGGACTGGCGGGAGGGGGTTGGCTACGACATCGAACTGGGGGCTCCGCCCAATCAGACCGCCCGGGTTCTGTGGCGCATTGCTCCGACTTCTCTGGAGACCTGTCGCCTGTCGATAGAAGTGTTTCCGCTGCTGAAATCCGCGCTGAGTGCTGAGAAGAAACAGGCGTATCAGGCACGCCTCTTTGGGGAAGTCCTCCAGCACTATCTTGCGTGTGTGGTGCAAGGCGTCCAGTTCTTCGCCACGACTGGCCAGACAGTCAGCAAGAATCAGTTTGGCAAAAACTCCCTGTATTCCGACTAG
- a CDS encoding RidA family protein → MAHRLLNPPDLARPPGFSHGAAGSGQTLYVSGQVGNDAQGRLVSDDLVEQFDRALGNVLTVVRAAGGAVEDIVKINLLVVDPREYTARGSAIGTAYRKHMGRHFPAMTLAGVSGLFDERAKVEIEAVAMLP, encoded by the coding sequence ATGGCTCACCGCTTGCTGAATCCTCCCGACCTGGCCAGACCGCCCGGCTTCAGCCACGGTGCAGCCGGTAGCGGCCAGACGCTGTATGTCTCGGGCCAGGTCGGTAATGACGCGCAGGGCAGGCTGGTCAGCGACGATCTTGTCGAGCAGTTTGATCGGGCCTTGGGCAATGTCCTCACGGTTGTCCGCGCCGCAGGTGGGGCGGTCGAGGACATTGTGAAAATCAACCTGCTCGTCGTCGATCCGCGCGAATACACGGCCAGAGGCAGCGCCATAGGCACGGCCTACCGCAAACACATGGGCCGCCACTTCCCGGCCATGACCCTAGCCGGGGTGAGCGGTCTGTTTGACGAGCGGGCCAAGGTCGAAATTGAAGCGGTGGCCATGCTGCCCTGA
- a CDS encoding amidase encodes MALRKPTGDELRRLAEAHHFELSEEELEAFQSMLPGMFASLDELDQKPTNLPPVTYRDRDPGVRPRPEDDPLNAIVRRCSVKGAASGKLAGKRLGIKDNVCIAGLPMTCASLVLDGYVPDIDATIITRILDAGGEVTAVLNMDNFAFSGGGHTSAYGPTRNQHNPEHSAGGSSGGSGAALSYDDIDMTIGGDQGGSIRIPASWCGVVGHKPTHSLVPYTGIVGIDPTFDHTGPMTSTVTDAALLLEVIAGKDPLDPRQYEVPVQPYTQELEKDISGLRVGVVREGFGTPVSQPGVDAKVHEAVSALGELGAEVHEVSIPAHIEAGGITWALIAEGMAALVYGNGVGHHSKGLYNESFANTLGKSLQAQAQDLPAQVKLVVLMGSYLNQAYHGRLYAKAQNQRRALQAAYDTVLEQCDVLVMPTTPMVAQRHEAGQSVQQNLNFGWTMLANTAPFDMTGHPSLTVPCGKSDGLPVGLMLTGRHFEDGTLLRMGHAFERQAAWQTR; translated from the coding sequence ATGGCACTCCGTAAGCCAACCGGTGATGAACTGCGACGCTTGGCCGAGGCGCATCATTTCGAGCTGAGTGAGGAAGAACTCGAGGCTTTCCAGTCAATGCTGCCGGGCATGTTTGCATCCCTGGACGAGCTGGACCAGAAACCGACCAATCTGCCCCCGGTCACCTATCGAGACCGCGACCCCGGGGTGCGCCCCCGTCCTGAGGATGACCCGCTTAACGCGATCGTGCGGCGCTGCTCGGTCAAGGGGGCGGCGTCGGGCAAGTTGGCCGGCAAACGGCTGGGTATCAAGGACAATGTGTGTATCGCCGGCCTGCCCATGACCTGCGCCTCGCTGGTCCTGGACGGCTATGTGCCGGATATAGACGCGACGATTATCACCCGGATTCTCGACGCCGGGGGAGAGGTGACGGCGGTCCTGAATATGGATAACTTCGCCTTTTCCGGCGGCGGGCATACCAGCGCCTACGGGCCGACCCGGAATCAGCATAATCCCGAGCACAGCGCCGGCGGTTCTTCGGGGGGCTCCGGGGCCGCCCTGTCGTACGACGATATCGACATGACGATTGGTGGTGACCAGGGCGGTTCCATACGCATCCCGGCCTCGTGGTGCGGGGTGGTCGGCCATAAGCCCACCCACAGCCTCGTCCCTTATACCGGTATTGTCGGCATTGACCCCACCTTCGATCACACCGGCCCAATGACCAGCACGGTGACCGATGCGGCCCTGCTGCTGGAGGTCATTGCGGGCAAAGACCCGCTCGACCCCCGCCAGTACGAGGTGCCGGTCCAGCCCTACACCCAGGAGCTGGAGAAAGATATCAGCGGGTTGCGAGTGGGCGTGGTGCGTGAGGGATTTGGTACGCCGGTGTCACAGCCCGGGGTGGATGCCAAGGTCCACGAGGCGGTCAGCGCGTTGGGCGAGTTGGGAGCCGAGGTGCACGAGGTGTCCATTCCGGCGCATATCGAAGCCGGCGGCATTACCTGGGCGCTGATTGCCGAAGGCATGGCCGCCCTGGTGTATGGCAATGGGGTCGGCCATCACTCGAAGGGGCTCTACAACGAGAGCTTCGCCAATACGCTCGGCAAGTCCCTCCAGGCGCAAGCCCAGGATCTGCCCGCCCAGGTGAAGCTGGTGGTGCTGATGGGCTCGTACCTGAACCAAGCCTATCACGGACGTTTGTACGCCAAGGCCCAGAATCAACGCCGGGCGCTCCAGGCGGCCTATGACACGGTGTTGGAGCAGTGTGATGTGCTGGTCATGCCCACCACCCCGATGGTTGCCCAGCGGCATGAGGCCGGGCAGTCCGTACAGCAGAACCTGAATTTCGGCTGGACCATGCTGGCCAACACGGCCCCGTTCGATATGACCGGCCATCCATCGCTGACCGTGCCGTGCGGCAAGTCCGATGGGCTGCCCGTCGGCCTGATGCTGACCGGCCGGCATTTTGAAGACGGCACGCTGTTGCGGATGGGACACGCGTTTGAGCGGCAGGCGGCGTGGCAGACACGCTAG
- a CDS encoding methyltransferase domain-containing protein — protein sequence MALPYYKQHWIDIEHSRFSIYDSLLGYHPRMAPLLAPLDVQPGQSVLDVGSGPGSITLEFGRRVGSDGQAVGVDINATFVERAQAQAQHQGLPQVRYERADFPPLPFADQAFDRVFCKNVLEYVDSAAATVQEIARVAKPGGTIVLIDSDWDMLALDASDEALHDRVLQAVTSTATKEPRIGRKLPRLCQAAGLTDITTRIFASPDRVGHALPMLEKSLYHYATVSGTVSQAEADAWLADIKARLDSGEYFFCLPQFLVAATKS from the coding sequence ATGGCCCTTCCGTATTACAAGCAGCACTGGATCGACATCGAACACAGCCGTTTTTCCATCTACGACAGCCTGCTCGGCTACCACCCGCGGATGGCGCCCCTGCTGGCGCCGCTCGATGTGCAGCCCGGACAGTCGGTGCTCGACGTTGGTTCTGGTCCCGGCTCCATCACGCTGGAGTTCGGCCGTCGGGTCGGCAGCGACGGCCAGGCCGTCGGCGTTGATATCAATGCAACATTCGTCGAGCGCGCACAGGCGCAGGCCCAGCACCAGGGTCTGCCTCAGGTCCGCTATGAACGCGCCGACTTCCCTCCCCTGCCCTTCGCCGACCAGGCTTTTGATCGGGTGTTTTGCAAGAACGTGCTGGAATACGTGGACTCGGCCGCAGCAACGGTGCAAGAAATTGCCCGGGTGGCAAAACCCGGCGGCACAATCGTGCTGATCGACAGCGACTGGGACATGCTGGCCCTGGATGCCAGTGACGAAGCCTTGCACGACCGTGTTCTCCAGGCCGTGACATCGACCGCCACCAAAGAGCCCCGTATCGGTCGCAAACTGCCCCGCTTGTGCCAGGCGGCCGGGCTGACCGACATCACGACCAGGATCTTTGCCAGCCCCGACCGGGTCGGCCACGCGCTGCCCATGCTGGAAAAGAGCCTGTACCACTACGCCACTGTCTCTGGGACGGTGAGTCAGGCCGAGGCCGACGCCTGGCTGGCCGACATCAAAGCCCGGCTAGACAGCGGCGAGTACTTTTTCTGTTTGCCGCAGTTCCTGGTTGCCGCCACAAAATCCTGA